The proteins below are encoded in one region of Pseudonocardia sp. DSM 110487:
- the pyrH gene encoding UMP kinase, which translates to MTTPRNDSDGPSAGYRRVLLKLGGEMFGGGSVGVDPGVVETVARQIAEVVTTGAQVAVVIGGGNFFRGEELQQRGMDRARADYIGMLGTVMNCLALQDFLEREHGIETRVQTAITMGQVAEAYIPRRAIRHLEKGRVVIFGAGVGMPYFSTDTAGAQRALEIGAEVVLLAKGVDGVYTADPKLDPGAKLYDEITHREVLEQGLKVADATAFSLCMDNKMPIIVFNLLVEGNIARAVRGERIGTLVSTQGFAEGRDTP; encoded by the coding sequence ATGACCACTCCACGGAACGACTCCGACGGCCCGAGCGCCGGATATCGCCGCGTGCTGCTGAAGCTCGGCGGCGAGATGTTCGGCGGCGGGTCCGTCGGGGTCGATCCGGGGGTGGTCGAAACCGTCGCGCGCCAGATCGCCGAGGTCGTCACCACCGGCGCCCAGGTGGCGGTGGTGATCGGCGGCGGCAACTTCTTCCGCGGTGAGGAGCTGCAGCAGCGCGGCATGGACCGCGCCCGTGCCGACTACATCGGCATGCTCGGCACCGTCATGAACTGCCTCGCGCTGCAGGACTTCCTCGAGCGCGAGCACGGTATCGAAACCCGCGTCCAGACGGCCATCACGATGGGCCAGGTGGCGGAGGCGTACATCCCGCGCCGCGCGATCCGGCACCTCGAGAAGGGCCGGGTCGTGATCTTCGGGGCGGGCGTCGGCATGCCCTACTTCTCCACCGACACCGCTGGTGCCCAGCGTGCGCTGGAGATCGGGGCCGAGGTCGTGCTGCTGGCCAAGGGGGTCGACGGCGTCTACACGGCCGACCCGAAGCTCGACCCGGGCGCCAAGCTGTACGACGAGATCACCCACCGCGAGGTGCTCGAACAGGGGCTGAAGGTCGCGGATGCCACAGCCTTCAGCCTCTGCATGGACAACAAGATGCCGATCATCGTGTTCAACCTGCTCGTCGAGGGGAACATCGCACGAGCGGTGCGGGGTGAGAGGATCGGCACCCTGGTCAGCACCCAGGGGTTTGCGGAAGGCAGGGACACGCCGTGA
- the tsf gene encoding translation elongation factor Ts, with the protein MANYTAADVKKLRDLTGSGMMDCKKALEEAEGDFDKAVELLRIKGAKDVGKRAGRETANGLVAAEGGTMVELNCETDFVAKSDDFQVLADKILRVAVDQQPADLDALKKAPLDGGTVDDAVQALSARIGEKLEIKRYIHVDGPVALYLHRRASDLPPAIGALVAYEGAGDEAAKSVAMHIAAARPQYTTRDQVPGDVLENERRIAEATAREEGKPEQVLPRIVEGRINGFYKDVVLLEQPSVHEPKKTVKALLDEAGVTVREFARFEVGQA; encoded by the coding sequence ATGGCGAACTACACCGCCGCCGACGTCAAGAAGCTCCGGGATCTGACCGGTTCCGGGATGATGGACTGCAAGAAGGCGCTCGAGGAGGCCGAGGGCGACTTCGACAAGGCCGTCGAGCTGCTCCGCATCAAGGGCGCCAAGGACGTGGGCAAGCGCGCCGGCCGCGAGACGGCCAACGGGCTGGTCGCGGCCGAGGGCGGCACGATGGTCGAGCTGAACTGCGAGACCGACTTCGTCGCCAAGAGCGATGACTTCCAGGTGCTCGCCGACAAGATCCTCCGCGTCGCGGTGGACCAGCAGCCGGCCGATCTCGACGCGCTGAAGAAGGCGCCGCTCGACGGTGGCACCGTCGACGACGCCGTGCAGGCGCTCTCTGCCCGTATCGGCGAGAAGCTCGAGATCAAGCGCTACATCCACGTCGACGGCCCGGTGGCGCTGTACCTGCACCGCCGCGCGTCGGACCTGCCGCCGGCCATCGGCGCGCTGGTGGCGTACGAGGGTGCGGGCGACGAGGCCGCCAAGAGCGTCGCGATGCACATCGCCGCGGCCCGGCCGCAGTACACCACCCGCGACCAGGTCCCGGGTGACGTGCTGGAGAACGAGCGCCGCATCGCCGAGGCCACCGCCCGCGAGGAGGGCAAGCCCGAGCAGGTGCTGCCGCGCATCGTCGAGGGCCGCATCAACGGCTTCTACAAGGACGTCGTGCTGCTGGAGCAGCCGTCGGTCCACGAGCCGAAGAAGACGGTGAAGGCGCTGCTCGACGAGGCAGGTGTCACCGTCCGCGAGTTCGCCCGGTTCGAGGTCGGCCAGGCCTGA
- the rpsB gene encoding 30S ribosomal protein S2, which produces MAVVTMKQLLDSGVHFGHQTRRWNPKMKRYILTERNGIYIIDLQQTLSYIDRAYEFVRETVAHGGTIMFVGTKKQAQEAIADEAGRVNMPYVNQRWLGGMLTNFQTVHKRLQRLKELESMEQTGGFEGRTKKEILMLTREKDKLEKTLGGIRDMSKVPSAVWIVDTKKEHIAVGEARKLGIPVVSILDTNCDPDEVDFPIPGNDDAIRSAALLTKVIARAAADGLMARSQRTRGGDGEDKPEAGVATDEPLPEWEQTLLAEGAGSDGASLTAAGQSADAPNPAAEVAPASTSNGTQQTTAG; this is translated from the coding sequence ATGGCCGTCGTCACCATGAAGCAGTTGCTGGATTCCGGCGTGCACTTCGGGCACCAGACCCGCCGCTGGAACCCGAAGATGAAGCGCTACATCCTCACCGAGCGCAACGGCATCTACATCATCGACCTGCAGCAGACCCTGTCGTACATCGACCGGGCCTACGAGTTCGTCCGCGAGACCGTCGCCCACGGCGGCACGATCATGTTCGTCGGCACGAAGAAGCAGGCGCAGGAGGCCATCGCCGACGAGGCGGGCCGGGTCAACATGCCGTATGTCAACCAGCGCTGGCTGGGCGGCATGCTCACGAACTTCCAGACCGTGCACAAGCGGCTGCAGCGCCTCAAGGAGCTGGAGTCGATGGAGCAGACGGGTGGCTTCGAGGGTCGCACCAAGAAGGAGATCCTCATGCTCACCCGCGAGAAGGACAAGCTCGAGAAGACCCTCGGCGGCATTCGCGACATGTCGAAGGTCCCGAGCGCGGTGTGGATCGTGGACACCAAGAAGGAGCACATCGCCGTCGGTGAGGCCCGCAAGCTGGGCATCCCGGTGGTCTCCATCCTGGACACCAACTGCGACCCCGACGAGGTCGACTTCCCGATCCCGGGCAACGACGACGCCATCCGTTCGGCGGCGCTGCTCACCAAGGTGATCGCGCGCGCCGCCGCCGACGGCCTCATGGCCCGCTCGCAGCGCACGCGCGGCGGCGACGGCGAGGACAAGCCGGAGGCCGGCGTCGCGACCGACGAGCCGTTGCCGGAGTGGGAGCAGACCCTGCTCGCCGAGGGCGCCGGGTCCGACGGCGCCAGCCTCACCGCCGCTGGTCAGAGCGCCGACGCGCCCAACCCGGCTGCCGAGGTCGCGCCGGCTTCCACCAGCAACGGCACCCAGCAGACCACCGCCGGCTGA
- a CDS encoding M23 family metallopeptidase: MDRTRLAEHTIGGIARRSPSRRPATRGVARWAPLVLVALAAAVLPLPAAAPGEPAAETRRDRPVGFATPAPPGRAGAAAPAPPPDDLPIPPDRPPVRAEPPSDGLPAPPERQAPPAAAPAPPGWPPFAPAPPPGAGVPAPGARYAWPLLPAPVIAARFRAPPHPYGRGHRGVDLVGAAGQSVLAARAGTVVFAGPIGARSVVSVDHDDGLRTTYEPVRPTVRAGAVVRAGDVLGLLEPGHPGCTAAACLHWGVRRGLQEYLDPLVLLRPAEVRLLPVPDPWPAGIVAARGPPRGTRAERDRRMPHGPCEDHDERAEPALSPPRAPPACRAGGLPAACAAGTPATR, translated from the coding sequence GTGGACCGAACGAGGCTGGCAGAGCACACGATCGGCGGCATCGCCCGCCGGTCGCCGTCGCGACGGCCGGCCACGAGGGGCGTCGCGAGATGGGCGCCCCTCGTGCTAGTCGCTCTCGCCGCGGCGGTGCTGCCGCTCCCGGCCGCGGCTCCGGGTGAGCCCGCGGCCGAGACGCGGCGCGACCGGCCGGTCGGCTTCGCCACGCCCGCCCCACCCGGACGGGCCGGGGCCGCTGCACCTGCGCCGCCGCCCGACGATCTCCCGATCCCACCCGACCGACCACCCGTGCGCGCCGAGCCACCTTCCGACGGTCTGCCGGCCCCGCCGGAGCGGCAGGCGCCACCCGCTGCCGCGCCGGCTCCCCCCGGCTGGCCGCCCTTCGCGCCGGCACCGCCTCCGGGCGCCGGCGTCCCCGCGCCAGGGGCGCGGTACGCATGGCCTCTGCTGCCGGCCCCCGTGATCGCCGCCCGCTTCCGGGCGCCGCCGCATCCGTACGGGCGCGGCCACCGTGGCGTCGACCTCGTGGGCGCGGCCGGCCAATCCGTGCTCGCGGCCCGCGCCGGCACCGTCGTGTTCGCCGGGCCGATCGGCGCCCGCAGCGTCGTCTCCGTGGACCACGACGACGGCCTGCGCACCACGTACGAACCGGTGCGGCCCACCGTGCGAGCGGGCGCGGTGGTGCGGGCAGGCGACGTGCTCGGGCTGCTGGAGCCCGGGCACCCGGGCTGCACGGCTGCGGCCTGCCTGCACTGGGGCGTGCGCCGCGGGCTTCAGGAGTACCTGGATCCACTGGTGCTCCTGCGCCCGGCCGAGGTGCGACTGCTGCCGGTGCCGGATCCGTGGCCCGCCGGGATCGTTGCGGCGCGGGGACCGCCGCGTGGAACGCGCGCCGAACGCGATCGTCGCATGCCCCACGGGCCCTGCGAGGACCACGACGAGCGCGCGGAGCCGGCCCTCAGCCCGCCGCGAGCTCCTCCAGCCTGCCGCGCAGGCGGCCTACCAGCCGCGTGTGCAGCTGGCACACCCGCGACTCGGTGA
- a CDS encoding FliA/WhiG family RNA polymerase sigma factor: protein MSRRIRGHDVLPAPSAQLRTVSGAVVHAPVLPVAVSASPVEELWAAYLAEPTRALRDQLVVHYTPLLRAVAHRLGSALPSYVEVADLVQCGVFGLIDAVERFDPERSPRFESYAVARIRGAILDELRAQDWVPRTVRGRVRELERAQERLEGRLQRAVTDAELAEELGLPTHEVRTFGRQVQLISVEALDESSGGVSELLADDGALDPMAVVQAAETFRQLAVAVAQLEERDRDVVRLYYLENRTLAEIGRLLGVTESRVCQLHTRLVGRLRGRLEELAAG from the coding sequence ATGAGCAGGCGCATCCGCGGGCATGACGTTCTCCCGGCCCCGTCTGCGCAGCTCAGAACGGTGTCCGGTGCGGTGGTCCACGCTCCCGTACTGCCGGTCGCGGTCTCGGCGTCGCCCGTTGAGGAGTTGTGGGCGGCGTATCTCGCCGAGCCCACGCGCGCGCTGCGTGACCAGCTCGTCGTGCACTACACGCCGCTGCTGCGAGCTGTGGCGCACCGGCTCGGGAGCGCATTGCCGTCCTACGTCGAGGTGGCCGATCTGGTGCAGTGCGGCGTGTTCGGCCTCATCGACGCGGTGGAGCGCTTCGATCCCGAGCGCAGCCCGCGGTTCGAGAGCTACGCGGTGGCGCGCATCCGTGGCGCGATCCTCGACGAGCTGCGAGCCCAGGATTGGGTGCCCCGGACCGTGCGCGGGCGCGTGCGCGAGCTGGAACGTGCGCAGGAGCGGCTGGAGGGCCGGCTCCAGCGAGCGGTCACCGACGCCGAGCTGGCCGAGGAGCTGGGCCTGCCGACGCACGAGGTGCGGACCTTCGGCAGGCAGGTGCAGCTGATCAGCGTCGAGGCCCTCGACGAGAGCAGCGGCGGGGTGTCGGAGCTCCTCGCCGACGACGGCGCACTCGACCCGATGGCCGTGGTGCAGGCCGCCGAGACGTTCCGGCAGCTCGCCGTCGCGGTGGCGCAGCTCGAGGAGCGCGACCGCGACGTCGTGCGCCTCTACTACCTGGAGAACCGCACGCTCGCCGAGATCGGGAGGCTCCTGGGGGTCACCGAGTCGCGGGTGTGCCAGCTGCACACGCGGCTGGTAGGCCGCCTGCGCGGCAGGCTGGAGGAGCTCGCGGCGGGCTGA
- a CDS encoding tyrosine recombinase XerC, translating into MPELAPGPATALEAFLQHLALERGRSEHTVRAYRGDLVGLLEGLAGLDALDLAWLRRWLAVGHEAGLGRATLARRAAAARSFTAWAHRTARMPVDPGARLASPRPRRTLPAVPTVEQTGAVLDAAGSGAAEEHPIALRDLLVLELLYASGVRVAELCGLDLDDVDPGRRALRVIGKGDRERTVVYGVPASDALRRWLSAGRPALTRPGSPPALLLGARGGRLDPRVARRVVHQALEAVPGAPDVGPHGLRHAAATHMLQGGADLRYVQELLGHAKLATTQLYTQVTVERLKVVHEQAHPRA; encoded by the coding sequence ATGCCCGAGCTCGCGCCCGGTCCGGCGACAGCGCTGGAGGCGTTCCTACAGCACCTCGCGTTGGAGCGGGGGCGCTCGGAGCACACCGTGCGGGCGTACCGCGGTGATCTGGTCGGTCTGCTCGAGGGCCTGGCCGGCCTCGACGCTCTCGACCTGGCGTGGCTGCGCCGATGGCTGGCGGTGGGGCACGAGGCGGGGCTCGGCCGGGCCACGCTCGCCCGGCGGGCTGCCGCAGCGCGCAGCTTCACCGCGTGGGCCCACCGCACCGCACGCATGCCCGTCGACCCGGGTGCGCGGCTCGCGTCACCGCGGCCGCGGCGAACCCTGCCCGCGGTCCCGACCGTCGAGCAGACGGGCGCCGTGCTCGATGCGGCCGGGAGCGGGGCCGCGGAGGAACACCCGATCGCCCTGCGCGACCTGCTCGTGCTGGAGCTGCTCTACGCCAGCGGGGTGCGGGTGGCGGAGCTGTGCGGGCTCGACCTCGACGACGTCGACCCGGGCCGGCGCGCCCTGCGCGTGATCGGCAAGGGCGACCGTGAACGCACGGTCGTCTACGGGGTGCCCGCCTCCGACGCGCTGCGACGCTGGCTCAGCGCCGGACGGCCGGCCCTGACACGCCCGGGATCGCCGCCCGCGCTCCTGCTCGGCGCGCGCGGCGGCCGGCTCGACCCGCGGGTCGCGCGACGTGTCGTCCACCAGGCCCTCGAGGCCGTACCCGGCGCGCCGGATGTTGGGCCGCATGGCCTCCGGCATGCCGCAGCCACCCACATGTTGCAAGGCGGCGCGGACCTCCGTTACGTACAGGAGTTGCTTGGTCACGCTAAGCTAGCGACCACTCAGCTCTATACGCAGGTCACGGTCGAGCGGCTGAAGGTGGTACATGAGCAGGCGCATCCGCGGGCATGA
- the dprA gene encoding DNA-processing protein DprA, translating into MNEQILLARAYLSRVAEPPAPALAELVAQVGPVEAAARVLDGRVDEPVARETGARREVHRPAADLDAAAAAGARLVVPEHPEWPAEAFAAFDAAGSAQVAPPLALWVRGPGRLDELCGHAVAVVGARAATSYGAHVAAELGSGLADRGCTVVSGAAIGIDGAAHRGALGVDGATVAVLACGVDRVYPASHELLLERIAASGLVVSEYPPGGVPGRHRFLVRNRLIAGLAVGTVVVEAGLRSGAQRTASDALSLGRAVMAVPGPVTSAMSVGCHRLVRDGALLVTRSDEVLEAVAPIGAHLADPPDPERGRPTDGLDAPAALVHDALPARGARDTRWLALESGMPIGAVRVALVGLERRGLVEHCEGRWRRRVVEAG; encoded by the coding sequence ATGAACGAGCAGATCCTGCTCGCCAGGGCCTACCTGTCCCGGGTGGCCGAGCCGCCTGCGCCCGCGCTGGCCGAGCTGGTGGCACAGGTCGGGCCGGTCGAGGCGGCGGCGCGGGTGCTCGACGGGCGGGTCGACGAGCCGGTGGCCCGGGAGACGGGTGCCCGGCGGGAGGTGCACCGGCCTGCCGCCGACCTCGACGCCGCGGCCGCCGCCGGCGCCCGGCTGGTCGTGCCGGAGCACCCCGAGTGGCCTGCCGAGGCCTTCGCCGCGTTCGACGCGGCCGGTTCGGCACAGGTCGCCCCGCCGCTGGCGCTGTGGGTGCGTGGCCCCGGCCGGCTCGACGAGCTCTGTGGGCACGCCGTAGCCGTGGTCGGGGCACGTGCGGCCACGAGCTACGGCGCGCACGTCGCCGCCGAGCTCGGGTCCGGACTCGCCGACCGCGGGTGCACCGTCGTCTCCGGCGCGGCCATCGGCATCGACGGGGCCGCACACCGCGGCGCGCTCGGTGTCGACGGCGCCACAGTGGCGGTGCTCGCGTGTGGTGTCGACCGCGTCTACCCGGCGTCGCACGAGCTGCTGCTGGAGCGGATCGCCGCGAGCGGTCTCGTGGTGAGTGAGTACCCGCCTGGCGGCGTGCCGGGCCGCCACCGCTTCCTGGTGCGCAACCGGCTGATCGCCGGGCTCGCGGTGGGCACCGTCGTCGTCGAGGCGGGGCTGCGCAGCGGCGCGCAGCGCACCGCGTCCGACGCGCTGTCGCTGGGCCGGGCGGTGATGGCGGTGCCAGGGCCGGTCACCTCGGCGATGTCGGTGGGCTGCCACCGCCTCGTCCGCGACGGCGCGCTGCTGGTCACCCGCAGCGACGAGGTGCTGGAGGCGGTGGCGCCGATCGGCGCGCACCTCGCGGACCCGCCCGATCCCGAGCGAGGTCGGCCTACCGACGGTCTCGACGCCCCGGCCGCTCTCGTCCACGACGCCCTGCCCGCCCGCGGTGCCCGCGACACCCGCTGGCTCGCGCTGGAATCCGGAATGCCGATCGGCGCCGTGCGGGTGGCCCTGGTGGGCCTCGAACGGCGCGGGCTCGTCGAGCACTGCGAGGGCCGCTGGCGGCGCCGAGTGGTGGAGGCGGGATGA
- a CDS encoding YifB family Mg chelatase-like AAA ATPase gives MPIARAYAVALLGVDGHVVEIEADLGKGLPKFHLLGLPDASLHESKDRVRAAVVNSGFTWPGEKIVLALSPATLRKTGSGFDLALACAVLGACEVLPQSELDGTVLLGELALDGRLRAVRGVLPCLIAARDAGMRRAVVPEAVLAEAALVEDIEVHGAARLADVLSFLQGACTLLRPEPLADDVVPEPPDLADVVGQDDARHAIEIAAAGGHHVLLVGPPGTGKTMLAQRFVGLLPRLAPQEALALAAVRSVAGRLPAAGVLSTVPPFVAPHHSSSMAALLGGGSGIARPGAVSLAHRGVLFLDEAPEWGASLLDSLRTPLEEGEVRLARADGTVQYPARFQLVLAANPCPCAPAHDRDCVCPSLVRRRYLGRLSGPLLDRVDLRARMFPVTALAATGHAEDTATVRARVLAARGAAAERWGALGYRTNAEVPGPVLRTRFALPRSAVRPLDAGLRSGQLTARGADRALRVAWTLADLAGRDGPDEDLVETALFFRDRRAA, from the coding sequence ATGCCGATCGCACGCGCATACGCGGTGGCCCTCCTCGGCGTCGACGGCCACGTCGTGGAGATCGAGGCCGACCTCGGCAAGGGCCTGCCCAAGTTCCACCTGCTCGGGTTGCCCGACGCATCCCTGCACGAGTCGAAGGACCGCGTGCGCGCGGCGGTCGTCAACTCGGGGTTCACGTGGCCCGGCGAGAAGATCGTGCTCGCGCTCTCGCCCGCCACGCTGCGCAAGACGGGCAGCGGCTTCGACCTTGCGCTCGCCTGTGCCGTGCTCGGCGCCTGCGAGGTGCTGCCGCAGTCCGAGCTCGACGGCACGGTCCTGCTCGGCGAGCTGGCCCTCGACGGCAGGCTCCGGGCCGTGCGGGGCGTGCTGCCGTGCCTGATCGCGGCGCGCGATGCGGGCATGCGGCGCGCGGTCGTCCCGGAGGCGGTGCTCGCCGAGGCCGCGCTCGTCGAGGACATCGAGGTGCACGGCGCGGCGCGGCTCGCCGACGTCCTGTCCTTCCTTCAAGGCGCCTGCACGCTGCTCCGGCCGGAGCCACTGGCCGACGACGTGGTTCCCGAACCACCGGATCTCGCCGACGTCGTCGGGCAGGACGACGCACGGCACGCCATCGAGATCGCGGCGGCCGGCGGCCACCACGTCCTGCTGGTCGGGCCGCCTGGCACGGGCAAGACCATGCTCGCGCAGCGCTTCGTCGGCCTGCTTCCACGGCTCGCACCGCAGGAGGCGCTCGCGCTCGCGGCCGTCCGGTCGGTGGCCGGGCGGTTGCCCGCCGCAGGGGTGTTGAGCACGGTGCCGCCGTTCGTCGCGCCCCATCACTCCAGTTCCATGGCAGCGCTACTGGGCGGTGGTTCCGGGATCGCGCGGCCGGGTGCGGTGTCGCTGGCCCACCGCGGTGTCCTCTTCCTCGACGAGGCTCCGGAGTGGGGAGCGAGCCTGCTCGACTCGCTCCGCACCCCTCTCGAAGAGGGGGAGGTCCGGCTCGCGCGGGCCGACGGCACGGTGCAATACCCGGCTCGGTTCCAGCTCGTCCTCGCGGCCAACCCGTGCCCATGCGCGCCCGCCCACGACCGCGACTGCGTCTGCCCGTCCCTCGTGCGCCGCCGCTACCTCGGGCGGCTGTCCGGCCCGCTGCTCGACCGCGTCGACCTGAGAGCCCGAATGTTCCCGGTCACCGCGCTCGCTGCCACCGGGCACGCCGAGGACACCGCCACGGTGCGGGCGCGGGTCCTGGCGGCGCGCGGCGCGGCCGCGGAGCGATGGGGCGCGCTGGGGTACCGCACCAACGCCGAGGTGCCGGGGCCCGTGCTGCGCACCCGGTTCGCGCTGCCGCGCAGCGCGGTCCGTCCGCTCGACGCCGGCCTGCGTTCCGGCCAGCTCACGGCGCGGGGAGCCGACCGCGCGCTGCGCGTCGCGTGGACCCTTGCCGACCTCGCCGGGCGCGACGGGCCCGACGAGGACCTGGTCGAGACCGCGCTCTTCTTCCGTGACAGGAGGGCGGCATGA
- a CDS encoding YraN family protein: MAAKDVLGRRGEDLAARYLEQRGLVILSRNWRCRHGEIDLVATDSARLVVCEVKTRSSTRYGEPAEAVDARKVARIRLVTNAWLKAHGVRWVPVRFDVVAVIAEPGAPVAVQHYEAAF; this comes from the coding sequence ATGGCAGCGAAGGACGTGCTCGGCCGCCGCGGTGAGGATCTCGCGGCTCGCTACCTCGAGCAGCGGGGTCTGGTGATCCTGTCCCGCAACTGGCGGTGCCGCCACGGCGAGATCGACCTGGTCGCCACCGACTCGGCCCGGCTCGTGGTCTGCGAGGTCAAGACGCGCTCGAGTACCCGGTACGGCGAGCCGGCAGAGGCCGTCGACGCCCGCAAGGTGGCCCGCATCCGCCTGGTCACCAACGCGTGGCTCAAGGCCCACGGGGTCCGCTGGGTACCGGTCCGGTTCGACGTGGTCGCCGTGATCGCGGAGCCGGGCGCACCGGTCGCGGTCCAGCACTACGAGGCGGCGTTCTGA
- a CDS encoding DUF2469 domain-containing protein encodes MSAEDLEKYETEMELTLYKEYRDIVAQFSYVVETERRFYLANSVDVAARNADGEIYFEVRMSDAWVWDMYRPARFVKNVRVLTFKDVNVEELEKPDLRLPEGNQFGS; translated from the coding sequence GTGAGCGCCGAGGATCTCGAGAAGTACGAGACCGAGATGGAGCTCACGCTCTACAAGGAGTACCGGGACATCGTGGCCCAGTTCTCCTACGTCGTGGAGACGGAGCGGCGCTTCTACCTGGCCAATTCCGTCGACGTCGCCGCGCGCAACGCCGACGGGGAGATCTACTTCGAGGTCCGGATGTCCGACGCGTGGGTCTGGGACATGTACCGGCCGGCGCGCTTCGTCAAGAACGTGCGTGTGCTGACGTTCAAGGACGTCAACGTCGAGGAGCTCGAGAAGCCCGACCTGCGGTTGCCGGAGGGCAACCAGTTCGGCAGTTAG
- a CDS encoding ribonuclease HII, whose translation MLPPELRPARAVVRRSAGNWTLQSTLHRHGLGPVAGVDEAGRGACAGPLVVAACVLRPGDAKRLEGLTDSKLLTAAAREEYYTLIRRRAEDLSIVVIPPEEVDRRGVHVANVEGMRRAVAGLATVPGYVLTDGFAVRGFGTPALAVPKGDQVAACVAAASVLAKVTRDRIMVALDAEFPQYGFAEHKGYCTPVHDEAMLAHGPSRVHRYSFVNVRAARDGVRPPAAVLDEDAFDEDLMDDTIETGLGEDLAEGLVHNGALAVGTSEGSRGGVAP comes from the coding sequence ATGCTGCCGCCCGAGCTGCGTCCGGCCCGCGCCGTCGTCCGGCGTTCGGCGGGGAACTGGACGCTGCAGAGCACACTGCACCGGCACGGCCTCGGGCCGGTGGCGGGCGTCGACGAGGCGGGGCGGGGCGCCTGCGCCGGCCCGCTCGTCGTCGCCGCGTGCGTGCTGCGCCCCGGCGACGCGAAGCGGCTGGAAGGCCTCACCGACTCGAAGCTCCTCACGGCCGCGGCGCGCGAGGAGTACTACACGCTGATCCGGCGCCGGGCGGAGGACCTCTCCATCGTGGTCATCCCTCCGGAGGAGGTCGACCGCCGCGGGGTGCACGTGGCGAACGTCGAGGGGATGCGCAGGGCCGTCGCCGGTCTCGCCACAGTGCCCGGCTACGTGCTCACCGACGGGTTCGCGGTGCGCGGGTTCGGCACCCCGGCGCTCGCCGTGCCGAAGGGTGACCAGGTCGCGGCGTGCGTGGCGGCGGCGTCCGTGCTGGCCAAGGTCACCCGAGACCGGATCATGGTCGCGCTGGACGCCGAGTTCCCCCAGTACGGCTTCGCCGAGCACAAGGGCTATTGCACGCCCGTGCACGACGAGGCCATGCTCGCCCACGGGCCCAGCCGGGTGCACCGGTACTCGTTCGTGAACGTGCGCGCGGCGCGCGACGGGGTGCGACCTCCTGCCGCCGTGCTGGACGAGGACGCGTTCGACGAAGACTTGATGGACGACACGATCGAGACGGGGCTGGGGGAGGACCTGGCGGAGGGTCTGGTCCACAATGGGGCGCTGGCCGTCGGGACGTCCGAGGGTTCCAGAGGAGGGGTAGCACCGTGA
- the lepB gene encoding signal peptidase I — MGGARRPAPPDGRVPPRQAPRRPDPDDDEPTVVHGDLLGDAATTGQPPQGEVPGRHRRRAGSSPASRPAAEYKEQAEASGRKLKPGRRRRPTFWKELPILIVVALVLTFLIQTFLAKVYVIPSGSMETTLHGCTGCNNDRVLVDKISYRLGDPAPGDVVVFRGPDSWSSEIEIQEPSNPVVRGLQLFGSLIGLAPPDEKDFVKRVIAVGGQTVQCCDSRGQVMVDGTSLSEPYIFYLPEAGPPKQASFGPVDVPVGQLWMMGDSRNNSADSRMPDHGPVPVENVIGQARMIVLPFDRLGWVTAQNPQSTAVGMAAQDAAEGAPLALGLLGTLPIALLRRRRRTRELLFPEFLPHRRP, encoded by the coding sequence ATGGGCGGTGCGCGCCGGCCGGCGCCGCCCGACGGGCGGGTCCCGCCACGTCAGGCGCCACGCCGTCCCGACCCGGACGACGACGAGCCCACCGTCGTCCACGGCGACCTCCTCGGGGACGCCGCCACCACCGGCCAGCCGCCTCAGGGCGAGGTGCCGGGGCGGCACCGCCGCCGCGCGGGTTCGTCCCCCGCCAGCAGGCCCGCGGCGGAGTACAAGGAGCAGGCGGAGGCGAGCGGGCGCAAGCTCAAGCCCGGCAGGCGCAGGCGGCCCACGTTCTGGAAGGAACTGCCGATCCTGATCGTGGTGGCGCTCGTCCTCACGTTCCTGATCCAGACGTTCCTCGCGAAGGTCTACGTCATCCCGTCCGGATCGATGGAGACCACCCTGCACGGCTGCACCGGCTGCAACAACGACCGCGTGCTCGTCGACAAGATCAGTTACCGCCTCGGCGACCCCGCGCCCGGCGACGTCGTGGTGTTCCGGGGACCGGACAGCTGGAGCAGCGAGATCGAGATCCAGGAGCCGAGCAACCCGGTGGTCCGCGGGCTGCAGCTCTTCGGCTCCTTGATCGGGCTCGCGCCGCCCGACGAGAAGGACTTCGTCAAGCGGGTCATCGCCGTCGGCGGCCAGACCGTGCAGTGCTGCGATTCGCGCGGCCAGGTGATGGTCGACGGCACGTCGCTCAGCGAGCCGTACATCTTCTACCTGCCCGAGGCCGGGCCGCCCAAGCAGGCGTCCTTCGGTCCCGTCGACGTGCCCGTCGGGCAGCTGTGGATGATGGGGGACAGCCGCAACAACTCGGCCGACTCGCGGATGCCCGACCACGGCCCGGTGCCCGTCGAGAACGTGATCGGGCAAGCCAGGATGATCGTGCTGCCGTTCGACCGGCTCGGGTGGGTCACCGCCCAGAACCCGCAGTCCACGGCCGTCGGGATGGCGGCACAGGACGCGGCCGAGGGGGCGCCGCTCGCCCTCGGCTTGCTCGGCACGTTGCCGATCGCGCTGCTCCGTCGCCGCCGTCGAACCCGTGAACTGCTGTTCCCCGAGTTCCTCCCGCACCGGCGACCCTGA